The following are from one region of the Treponema denticola genome:
- a CDS encoding selenium metabolism-associated LysR family transcriptional regulator produces MEFKQLEIFIKLVENLSFSTTASELNISQPTVSLTLKQLEEELDTPLFLRSTRELKLTEAGNKLYGEAKNILAERDKVIEKFIHPERKVITIGASTIPAGYLLPSIVREFKKKHPDIYIKVEEKNSLETIKKVSLNTVDIGIVGMKTEDENCEFLPIYKDEFVFISANNSYYQKLKKSNPNLKRIAEEPFIIREAGSAVKQNMELILKSQKIDLDSINISASINDTEVIKQLTAEGLGTSFISRIAVEDMVKNKKLIAFELGDVPHQYRNIYLVWNKKINYASHIKDFLNCTECFKVKKELKNFEDV; encoded by the coding sequence ATGGAATTTAAACAACTTGAGATATTTATCAAACTTGTAGAAAATTTAAGCTTTTCCACTACTGCAAGCGAGTTGAACATATCGCAGCCCACAGTAAGCCTTACCTTAAAACAGCTTGAAGAAGAGCTCGATACCCCTCTATTCTTACGTTCTACAAGAGAGCTAAAATTAACCGAGGCAGGAAATAAACTTTACGGCGAAGCAAAGAACATTCTCGCCGAAAGGGACAAAGTAATAGAAAAATTTATCCATCCTGAAAGGAAGGTTATAACCATAGGAGCATCCACCATTCCGGCAGGGTACCTTCTTCCTTCAATAGTGAGAGAGTTTAAAAAAAAGCATCCCGACATTTATATAAAGGTTGAAGAAAAAAACAGCCTTGAAACAATAAAAAAGGTTTCACTGAATACCGTCGATATAGGCATCGTCGGAATGAAAACAGAAGATGAAAACTGCGAGTTTCTTCCCATTTATAAAGACGAATTTGTATTTATAAGTGCTAATAATTCTTATTACCAAAAACTAAAAAAATCAAACCCCAACTTAAAACGTATTGCCGAAGAACCCTTTATTATCCGTGAAGCAGGCTCGGCCGTCAAGCAAAATATGGAGCTGATTTTAAAATCTCAAAAGATAGATTTAGATTCGATAAATATAAGCGCCTCGATAAACGACACTGAGGTAATAAAGCAGTTGACCGCAGAAGGTTTAGGTACATCTTTTATATCGAGAATAGCAGTTGAAGACATGGTAAAAAATAAAAAACTGATAGCCTTTGAGTTAGGAGATGTTCCCCACCAATACCGCAATATCTATCTGGTATGGAATAAAAAAATAAACTACGCAAGCCATATCAAAGACTTTTTAAACTGCACGGAATGTTTTAAGGTAAAAAAAGAACTCAAAAATTTTGAAGATGTTTAA
- a CDS encoding DUF4418 family protein, translating to MNKKIFSIVSICAGVIMILGVLIFSPACPAMANGKFMKCHWMIQTEVMFSILLCAIGLISFILSKEVLKATALIGCVIACLMILSSTTFVGTCASMEMACNAHTKPTVLIIAGIYCLYCTIVSISVFRKRT from the coding sequence ATGAATAAAAAAATTTTTTCTATAGTTTCAATCTGTGCCGGAGTTATTATGATTTTGGGAGTTTTAATATTTTCTCCTGCCTGCCCTGCAATGGCAAACGGAAAATTTATGAAATGTCATTGGATGATTCAAACAGAAGTTATGTTCTCTATCCTTTTATGTGCTATCGGCTTGATAAGCTTTATCCTTTCAAAAGAGGTTTTAAAGGCAACGGCTTTAATAGGATGTGTTATTGCATGTTTAATGATTTTGTCTTCAACGACTTTTGTAGGGACCTGCGCAAGTATGGAAATGGCTTGTAATGCACATACAAAACCTACCGTTCTAATAATTGCAGGAATTTATTGTTTGTATTGTACAATAGTCAGTATATCAGTTTTTAGGAAAAGAACTTAA
- a CDS encoding ABC transporter ATP-binding protein: MLELNNVSKEFIRGNEKILAVNNFSLTINENEFVAITGRSGCGKTTILNMVSGFLAPTQGLIMFNGVPVTTMNDKQASIYRNSSIGYLPQHIKLLNNLSVLDNIRFPFYLRNRKPDFDLSLKAEDILNKLGIYKLKDAKPYNLSGGEKKRALLARALVTSPRMLLLDEPTSDLDKTTAKEVMNILYSLENIAILCVTHDVDLLSDDVKVMDLTS; this comes from the coding sequence ATGCTTGAATTAAACAATGTTTCAAAAGAATTTATACGCGGAAATGAAAAAATACTTGCTGTAAATAATTTTAGTTTAACAATAAATGAAAATGAATTTGTTGCAATCACAGGAAGATCGGGATGCGGTAAAACTACAATTTTAAATATGGTGAGTGGTTTTTTGGCCCCAACACAAGGTTTAATTATGTTTAATGGGGTACCTGTTACAACTATGAATGATAAACAAGCTTCAATTTATAGAAATAGCTCTATAGGTTATCTACCGCAGCATATTAAACTTTTAAATAATTTATCGGTTCTTGATAATATAAGATTCCCTTTTTATTTACGGAATAGAAAACCTGACTTTGATCTTTCTTTAAAAGCCGAAGATATTTTAAACAAACTTGGAATATACAAACTAAAAGATGCAAAGCCATACAATCTTTCTGGAGGAGAAAAAAAAAGAGCTCTTTTAGCCCGTGCTCTAGTTACAAGTCCTAGAATGCTTTTGTTGGATGAGCCTACAAGTGATTTGGATAAAACAACAGCTAAAGAGGTAATGAATATTCTTTACAGTTTAGAAAATATTGCTATTCTTTGTGTAACACATGATGTCGATTTATTAAGCGATGATGTTAAAGTTATGGATTTAACAAGTTAA
- a CDS encoding ABC transporter permease, whose translation MELYIKNIALLNIKNKGLRSLILIALMGILSSSVFISIYTVLSLKNGINSLKDRLGADIIIVPEGIEKKLEGALFNGTPESFYLDREVMNAIPLDSIEAMSPQLYIATLTIGCCSFPLQAIGIDFETDFIVKPWLTKTIQLPLKKDEVVIGSNIMAKEGDILTFFNHEYKVKAKLSSTGMGFDNSVFLSLYDARKMAEYASKVTAIPTIENDRLISNVLIKVKDIKPRDLLIQLKKYVKKYGATAFVAANMLSEISAKLKNLFTYIYILLFVLCFLGIAIIGLTFFLNISERSKEYSSIRAIGATKSYLYKLVILESSLLVVLGSACGIVLGGTISLLFNTALKQTFRLPFLMPQFKTLIILGLGNILVALIIGVCSSFLIMKIITKKEIAIAVKQNN comes from the coding sequence ATGGAACTATATATAAAAAATATAGCTCTATTAAACATTAAGAATAAGGGACTTCGATCTCTTATTCTTATTGCTTTGATGGGCATTTTAAGTTCTTCTGTTTTTATAAGTATCTATACCGTGCTAAGTTTAAAAAACGGTATAAACTCTTTGAAAGATAGACTAGGAGCCGACATTATTATTGTTCCCGAAGGAATCGAAAAAAAATTAGAAGGTGCTTTATTTAATGGAACGCCTGAAAGTTTTTATTTGGACAGGGAAGTAATGAATGCTATTCCTTTAGATAGTATTGAAGCCATGAGTCCTCAGCTTTATATAGCGACCCTTACAATCGGCTGCTGCTCTTTTCCCTTACAGGCGATAGGAATAGATTTTGAAACAGATTTTATAGTAAAGCCTTGGCTCACAAAAACTATTCAGCTGCCTTTAAAAAAAGATGAAGTTGTAATCGGTTCCAATATAATGGCAAAAGAAGGGGATATATTAACTTTCTTTAACCATGAATATAAAGTAAAAGCAAAACTAAGCTCAACTGGTATGGGATTTGATAATTCTGTATTTTTAAGTTTATATGATGCACGCAAAATGGCAGAATATGCAAGTAAGGTTACTGCAATCCCGACGATTGAAAACGATAGACTTATATCTAATGTACTTATTAAAGTAAAAGATATAAAACCCAGAGATTTATTGATTCAATTAAAAAAATATGTAAAGAAATATGGAGCTACAGCCTTTGTTGCGGCTAATATGCTTTCGGAAATTTCTGCAAAGTTAAAAAATCTTTTTACATATATTTATATTTTATTATTTGTACTATGTTTCTTAGGCATTGCAATCATCGGTTTGACCTTTTTCTTAAACATATCGGAAAGGAGTAAAGAATATTCTTCTATACGTGCTATCGGAGCTACAAAATCTTATTTATATAAACTTGTTATTTTGGAATCCTCCCTCCTTGTTGTTCTAGGCTCTGCTTGCGGTATTGTTTTAGGAGGAACAATAAGTCTTCTCTTCAACACAGCATTAAAGCAGACTTTTCGTTTGCCGTTCTTAATGCCTCAATTTAAGACTTTAATAATTTTAGGTCTAGGCAATATTTTAGTTGCTTTAATAATAGGGGTATGTTCTTCATTTTTGATTATGAAGATAATCACAAAAAAAGAAATAGCCATTGCCGTAAAGCAAAATAATTAG
- a CDS encoding ABC transporter substrate-binding protein — protein sequence MKKIITLVLCIAFVIVGCDSSKEEVKKDNYRGKAANETIKADLSKAKTELNYDKEAWKKEPLYGKEIIIGYNGGLCTSTPALAAVKGFFEEEGLSVKVINVQSEKESVGTDKVQIATGHIASYLVPTVKGIDMVFISGAHTGCKSLYTLKNSKFNSTKDLIGYKIGLPNGIGNSDHNISLRFLNHDNIEPDKVKFVPVENSASVLALQKGEIQAALLSDQFAQKFVDDGTLQMIRSITFDEDFKDETCCIHAFSGKFLRENPITALKATKAIKKCAFWLEDNKEEAVKLLYDNNWASGDVALANYIMSTYNFKLQDSTTENTLKNVIADYIKFGIIDVPDETPEQLLKRVWNPIAADFNPEKK from the coding sequence ATGAAAAAAATTATAACATTAGTTTTATGTATTGCTTTTGTTATTGTAGGTTGTGATTCTTCAAAAGAAGAGGTAAAGAAAGACAATTACCGAGGAAAGGCTGCAAACGAAACCATAAAAGCTGACCTTTCAAAGGCAAAAACTGAGTTAAACTATGATAAAGAAGCTTGGAAAAAAGAACCTCTTTACGGTAAAGAAATTATTATCGGTTATAACGGCGGTTTATGTACATCCACGCCGGCTTTAGCAGCGGTAAAAGGTTTCTTTGAAGAAGAAGGTCTATCGGTTAAGGTTATTAATGTGCAGAGTGAAAAAGAGTCTGTCGGAACCGACAAAGTACAAATAGCTACGGGTCATATAGCCTCATATCTTGTTCCTACAGTAAAAGGAATAGATATGGTCTTCATAAGCGGTGCCCATACAGGTTGTAAATCGTTATATACATTGAAGAATAGTAAATTTAATTCTACAAAAGATCTAATCGGGTATAAGATAGGGCTTCCCAATGGTATAGGAAATTCGGATCACAATATATCCCTAAGATTTTTAAATCACGATAATATTGAACCCGATAAGGTAAAATTTGTTCCTGTTGAAAATTCCGCTTCCGTTCTTGCCCTTCAAAAAGGAGAAATTCAGGCAGCACTCCTGTCCGATCAATTTGCACAAAAATTTGTTGATGATGGAACCTTACAAATGATACGTTCTATTACCTTTGATGAAGATTTTAAGGATGAGACTTGCTGCATTCATGCTTTCAGCGGAAAATTTTTAAGAGAAAACCCTATAACAGCTTTAAAAGCTACAAAGGCGATAAAAAAATGTGCTTTTTGGCTTGAAGATAATAAGGAAGAAGCTGTAAAGCTCCTTTATGATAATAACTGGGCGAGCGGTGATGTAGCATTAGCCAACTATATAATGAGTACCTATAATTTTAAATTACAGGACTCAACAACCGAAAATACTTTAAAAAATGTAATTGCCGACTATATCAAATTCGGAATTATTGATGTCCCTGATGAAACACCTGAACAGTTATTAAAAAGGGTCTGGAATCCTATTGCGGCAGATTTTAATCCCGAGAAAAAATAA
- a CDS encoding ABC transporter ATP-binding protein — MNILELKNVSKSFPRTDIDDITVALSDISLTVKDGEFVSLVGPSGCGKSTILRLIAGLIPPTKGELILNGKQIEGPAPNRGMVFQQPTLFPWLTVKQNASFSPKILKTYKQKEKRLEQLIETVGLTEFSDSYPHQLSGGMAQRVALVRTMINEPEVFLMDEPLGALDAFTRMNMQDELLGMWQDNGHVMLLVTHDVDEAIYMSTRVIVMAPRPGRIRADIPIELEYPRNRTGETFIKYRNQIMDMLDFGKIGKEK; from the coding sequence ATGAACATCTTAGAATTGAAAAACGTTTCAAAGAGTTTTCCCAGAACGGATATTGATGATATAACTGTAGCTCTTTCGGATATAAGTTTAACTGTTAAAGACGGAGAATTTGTTTCTCTTGTGGGGCCGTCGGGCTGCGGAAAATCTACAATACTGCGTTTAATTGCAGGTCTTATTCCGCCCACAAAGGGAGAGCTTATATTAAACGGTAAACAAATTGAAGGCCCTGCTCCCAACAGAGGTATGGTTTTTCAGCAGCCTACATTGTTTCCTTGGCTTACAGTAAAACAAAATGCTTCGTTTAGTCCTAAAATTTTAAAAACATATAAACAAAAAGAAAAGAGACTTGAGCAATTGATAGAGACTGTAGGCTTGACGGAATTTTCCGATTCTTATCCGCATCAGCTTTCAGGAGGTATGGCACAGAGGGTTGCTCTGGTGCGTACAATGATAAACGAACCTGAAGTTTTCTTAATGGATGAACCTCTGGGAGCCCTTGATGCTTTCACCAGAATGAATATGCAGGATGAGCTTTTAGGAATGTGGCAGGACAACGGGCATGTTATGCTCCTTGTTACACATGATGTTGATGAAGCAATTTATATGAGTACAAGGGTAATAGTAATGGCCCCACGCCCCGGAAGAATTAGGGCTGATATTCCTATTGAACTTGAATATCCTCGGAATAGGACCGGAGAAACTTTCATAAAATACCGCAATCAAATCATGGATATGCTAGATTTCGGCAAAATTGGAAAAGAAAAATAA
- a CDS encoding ABC transporter permease, producing MSKITRYELLELESKPKTKTQLVFDYIVCFLPITMGVLSLTEYYYIPGIRPNKNSEIYAIFIGCQILAFSIALIISFFYRPLFSKIRHKAPLYTLVFLIYTAYDYLTLKTGVLILPYFPWVNQVLNAAINDRAYLLDCVKNSLILLFTGYGIGAGIGIITGILCGYSKKINYWVAPFMRLLGPIPSTTWLPLVMVLVSSLFKGAVFIIALGVWFSTTLATITGIHNIDRDFFAAAKTLGAKGHQLVSRIAIPAALPNIFQGLTQGMSSACTALLVAEMLGVESGLGWYITWQKSWAEFAKMYAAIVIICLTFIAVYQLLNKIKRSVLKWQEG from the coding sequence ATGAGTAAAATTACAAGGTATGAATTATTAGAGCTTGAGTCTAAGCCGAAAACAAAAACTCAATTGGTATTTGATTATATTGTATGTTTCTTACCAATTACTATGGGTGTTTTGAGCCTTACAGAATATTATTATATCCCCGGCATAAGACCAAATAAAAACTCTGAAATTTATGCGATCTTTATAGGATGCCAAATTTTAGCTTTTTCCATAGCCTTAATAATTTCCTTTTTTTATAGGCCTCTTTTTAGCAAAATACGTCACAAAGCTCCTCTTTATACTCTAGTATTTCTTATCTATACGGCCTATGACTATCTGACATTAAAAACAGGTGTATTGATTTTACCCTATTTTCCGTGGGTAAATCAGGTTTTAAATGCAGCTATAAACGATAGGGCTTATTTACTTGATTGCGTAAAAAATTCTTTAATACTTCTATTTACAGGTTACGGTATAGGTGCCGGTATAGGAATCATCACAGGTATTTTATGCGGGTACAGTAAAAAGATTAACTACTGGGTCGCTCCCTTTATGCGCTTGCTCGGCCCTATTCCCTCAACTACATGGCTTCCGCTTGTTATGGTCTTGGTTTCGAGTTTGTTCAAAGGGGCCGTTTTTATTATTGCCCTTGGAGTTTGGTTTTCAACTACTTTAGCTACAATAACGGGAATTCACAATATTGATAGGGACTTCTTTGCTGCTGCAAAAACTCTTGGGGCAAAAGGGCATCAGCTGGTAAGCCGGATCGCCATTCCCGCAGCCTTGCCAAATATTTTTCAAGGTCTAACTCAGGGAATGAGTTCCGCCTGTACAGCTTTGCTGGTTGCCGAAATGCTGGGGGTTGAATCGGGATTGGGCTGGTATATAACTTGGCAAAAATCATGGGCGGAATTTGCGAAGATGTATGCGGCAATAGTCATTATCTGTTTGACCTTTATTGCCGTTTATCAGCTTTTAAATAAAATCAAGCGTTCGGTCTTAAAATGGCAAGAGGGCTAA
- a CDS encoding double-cubane-cluster-containing anaerobic reductase: MNNLPKGFDSLAEAQQKKFLALKNLKDGGGKVIGLYCSYVPTELVYAAGAVPVSLCATSEKPISAAERDLPKNLCPLIKASYGHAITDTCPFFYFSDFIVGETTCDGKKKMFELLNDIKPTYVMHLPQNNLDPKAYPFWADEVKKLKEKIEEFYNIKITEDDLRQAIRDCNQERRNLVNFFELSALDPSPVSGLEQFNVKEAFGFQYDIQQKNAEIVKRTKELKEYWEKNLKGTRDERPRILVTGCPLGGVKEKILAQIEKLGAVIVGYDSCSGLRTHMEFVDEDPARDPIEAIAEKYLKTNCSVMSPNPGRLKDLDYLVDHYKADAVIECTLVACHTFNLEAYTVGKYIIQKGLPYIHIESDYSQEDAGQFATRLEAFLEVVSERKKLK, encoded by the coding sequence ATGAACAATTTGCCTAAGGGCTTTGACAGCTTGGCTGAAGCTCAGCAGAAAAAATTTTTGGCTTTAAAAAATCTAAAAGACGGAGGCGGCAAGGTTATCGGCCTTTACTGTTCCTATGTACCTACTGAGCTTGTATATGCAGCAGGAGCCGTTCCGGTTTCCTTATGTGCAACAAGTGAAAAACCCATAAGCGCAGCCGAGAGAGATTTGCCTAAAAACCTCTGTCCTCTTATAAAGGCTTCTTACGGACATGCCATAACCGACACCTGTCCGTTCTTTTATTTTTCTGATTTTATTGTGGGAGAAACCACCTGTGACGGCAAAAAAAAGATGTTCGAACTTTTAAACGATATAAAGCCTACCTATGTAATGCATCTTCCTCAAAATAACCTTGATCCGAAGGCATACCCCTTTTGGGCCGATGAAGTAAAAAAGCTAAAGGAAAAAATCGAAGAATTTTATAACATAAAAATAACCGAAGACGATTTAAGGCAGGCTATAAGGGACTGCAATCAGGAAAGAAGAAACCTTGTAAATTTCTTTGAACTTTCAGCCCTAGACCCATCTCCGGTTTCAGGCTTGGAACAGTTTAATGTAAAAGAAGCCTTTGGTTTTCAATACGATATACAGCAAAAAAATGCCGAGATAGTAAAACGCACAAAAGAATTAAAAGAATATTGGGAAAAGAATTTAAAAGGCACAAGGGATGAACGGCCGAGGATTTTAGTTACAGGCTGCCCCTTGGGAGGCGTAAAAGAAAAAATTTTGGCACAGATTGAAAAACTGGGAGCCGTAATCGTAGGTTATGACAGCTGTTCGGGTTTACGCACCCACATGGAATTCGTAGATGAAGATCCAGCAAGGGATCCGATTGAGGCTATTGCTGAAAAATATCTTAAAACAAACTGCTCCGTTATGAGTCCCAATCCCGGAAGGCTCAAGGATTTGGATTATCTTGTAGATCACTATAAGGCCGATGCCGTAATCGAATGTACCTTGGTTGCCTGCCACACCTTCAACCTTGAAGCTTATACGGTCGGAAAATACATCATACAAAAAGGACTTCCCTATATTCACATAGAGTCGGATTATTCGCAAGAAGATGCAGGACAATTTGCAACAAGACTTGAAGCCTTTTTGGAAGTTGTTTCAGAAAGGAAAAAATTAAAATGA
- a CDS encoding DUF3343 domain-containing protein has protein sequence MNYIITFATTTAAIQCDSMIKADPINAKLVPIPGFLKAGCGFACLFQNVQKEEVESWIGRNNISYEELLEVRYEGKNIIPA, from the coding sequence ATGAATTATATAATTACCTTTGCAACTACAACTGCAGCAATTCAATGCGACTCAATGATAAAGGCTGACCCTATAAATGCAAAGCTTGTTCCAATACCGGGTTTTTTAAAAGCCGGCTGCGGTTTTGCATGCCTCTTTCAAAATGTACAAAAAGAAGAAGTTGAAAGCTGGATAGGCAGAAATAATATCAGCTATGAGGAGCTGCTTGAAGTAAGGTATGAAGGTAAAAATATAATACCGGCCTAA
- a CDS encoding acyl-CoA dehydratase activase has translation MHYIGIDIGSTATKTVIMDENKKNILYKNRIPSGWNSKETGEAVLDWIKETLQNKDFKITATGYGRVSVPFADKTLTEISCHGKGAHFLAKKDVTVIDIGGQDTKVIVVKDGLVIDFIMNDKCSAGTGKFLELMANRLGLSLQEISEYAVRGKDLNLSSVCTVFAESEVTSLMGKGTPREDIARGVINQIVSKVVSLANRKPRSDLYFLTGGFSSNDYIIEEISKKLEAPVLSDDLGAFAGAIGACILS, from the coding sequence ATGCACTACATAGGAATTGATATCGGTTCAACGGCAACCAAAACCGTTATAATGGACGAAAATAAAAAAAACATTCTTTATAAAAATCGTATACCCAGCGGATGGAACAGCAAGGAAACGGGAGAGGCTGTCTTGGACTGGATAAAGGAGACCTTGCAAAATAAGGACTTTAAAATAACCGCCACAGGTTATGGAAGAGTGAGCGTTCCCTTTGCCGACAAAACCTTAACCGAAATTTCCTGTCACGGAAAGGGTGCTCACTTTTTGGCAAAAAAAGATGTAACCGTAATCGACATCGGCGGACAGGATACAAAAGTCATTGTTGTAAAGGACGGACTTGTAATTGACTTTATTATGAACGATAAGTGTTCGGCAGGTACGGGTAAATTTTTGGAGTTAATGGCAAACAGGCTGGGCTTGAGCTTACAGGAAATAAGCGAGTACGCAGTGCGGGGAAAGGACTTAAACCTTTCTTCCGTCTGTACCGTCTTTGCCGAATCTGAAGTAACCTCCCTCATGGGAAAGGGAACTCCCCGCGAAGATATTGCAAGGGGCGTTATCAACCAAATAGTTTCAAAAGTAGTTTCATTAGCAAACAGAAAACCGCGCTCCGATCTATATTTTTTAACAGGCGGATTTAGTTCAAACGATTATATAATAGAAGAAATCTCAAAAAAACTTGAAGCCCCCGTTTTATCGGATGACTTGGGGGCCTTTGCCGGAGCAATAGGAGCCTGTATATTATCATAG
- a CDS encoding CD3072 family TudS-related putative desulfidase → MKNIILLSHCLLNPLSQVRAENERESMEPLLTWLTKNKIGIIQSACPETEVYGLRRWGHVREQFDNINYRKTCRSMINQKLDEVREYINNGYRLLAVVGIDGSPSCGINFSCSSEDWGGEISSIKDFTKIKNINYPHIPGIYMEELKKIFFENSIKTNFIAYNSRDTVSALIKNLESILEKD, encoded by the coding sequence ATGAAAAATATAATATTATTGAGCCACTGCCTTTTAAATCCTCTCAGTCAGGTCCGTGCAGAAAACGAAAGGGAAAGTATGGAACCCTTATTAACTTGGCTTACAAAGAATAAGATAGGTATAATTCAATCGGCTTGTCCCGAAACTGAAGTATACGGACTAAGACGATGGGGTCATGTGCGTGAACAGTTCGATAATATTAATTACAGAAAAACATGCCGCTCCATGATAAACCAAAAATTGGATGAGGTAAGGGAGTACATCAATAACGGCTATAGACTTTTGGCTGTAGTCGGTATTGATGGTAGTCCCAGCTGCGGTATTAACTTTTCATGCAGCTCTGAAGATTGGGGCGGTGAAATATCTTCAATAAAAGATTTTACAAAAATCAAAAATATAAATTACCCCCATATTCCCGGCATTTATATGGAAGAACTAAAAAAAATTTTTTTTGAAAATTCCATCAAAACAAACTTTATTGCCTATAACAGCAGGGATACGGTAAGTGCTCTTATAAAAAATTTGGAGAGCATTTTGGAAAAAGATTAA
- a CDS encoding ABC transporter substrate-binding protein: protein MKRYFKFMVVGLLILSIMSSMLSCSGDEAKTEKKSGSVSTSADVYVPKEKQTLEFWHAMNGENGEILETLVKKFNETHQNIEVKPVFQGHYRELFEKLNGAAQANSLPALSMIYCNRLTAYVLNDLVENLNPRIDDPKYGFDKKIWNDIPAGLRDNGMWNGIHHSLPFNKGAYLMYYNEDVLKEKGIAVPKTWDELKAAAKKLTGDGKVGLVFNKSVGIDFSFWVEQAGGHIYDEEKDVVLIDTPEVKEAYEFILSMINDKTAKIEFEEGYITGPMSRGEAFIGFASSSNLPKMKEACTATGINWKVAELPKGKKAAALYSGTDITMFNTVSEETKRAAFEFMKFWFETDTQIAWGKKSGYLPLTNAALNSKEFQAFLDNEDPSKRIASNMFPYAYQDPKGLNGYAIHSNMQKALEEVVAGKKTLDQALKDAQENATREREEAKKNFQKK, encoded by the coding sequence ATGAAAAGGTATTTTAAATTTATGGTTGTCGGCTTATTGATTTTATCAATAATGTCTTCCATGCTTTCTTGCTCAGGCGATGAGGCAAAAACAGAAAAGAAATCTGGATCGGTTTCTACAAGTGCTGATGTGTATGTTCCAAAAGAAAAACAAACTCTTGAATTTTGGCATGCAATGAACGGCGAAAACGGAGAGATTCTTGAAACTTTGGTAAAAAAGTTCAATGAAACTCATCAAAACATTGAAGTCAAGCCCGTATTTCAAGGCCACTACAGAGAGCTTTTTGAAAAATTAAACGGAGCAGCACAGGCTAATTCTCTTCCTGCTCTTTCGATGATCTATTGTAACAGGCTTACAGCCTATGTCCTAAACGATCTTGTCGAAAATTTAAATCCGAGGATTGATGATCCGAAATACGGATTTGACAAAAAAATCTGGAACGATATTCCCGCAGGTTTAAGGGATAACGGCATGTGGAACGGTATACATCATTCACTGCCTTTTAACAAAGGTGCTTATTTAATGTACTATAACGAAGATGTTCTAAAGGAAAAGGGTATAGCCGTTCCTAAAACTTGGGACGAATTAAAAGCCGCCGCAAAAAAATTGACCGGGGACGGAAAGGTCGGGCTTGTGTTCAATAAGAGTGTCGGTATCGATTTTAGTTTTTGGGTAGAGCAGGCCGGCGGTCATATTTATGATGAAGAAAAAGATGTAGTTTTAATCGACACTCCGGAAGTAAAAGAAGCTTACGAATTTATTCTATCGATGATAAACGATAAAACAGCTAAGATTGAATTTGAAGAAGGTTATATCACAGGCCCGATGTCGAGGGGTGAAGCCTTTATCGGATTTGCTTCATCTTCTAATCTTCCTAAAATGAAAGAAGCTTGCACTGCTACAGGTATAAACTGGAAGGTTGCCGAACTCCCCAAAGGAAAGAAGGCTGCTGCTCTCTACTCAGGAACAGATATAACAATGTTTAACACGGTTTCTGAAGAAACAAAGCGAGCTGCTTTTGAGTTTATGAAATTCTGGTTTGAAACGGATACACAGATTGCATGGGGAAAGAAAAGCGGTTATCTTCCGTTAACAAATGCAGCCCTAAATTCAAAAGAATTCCAAGCCTTTTTGGACAATGAAGATCCCAGCAAGAGGATTGCATCAAATATGTTCCCCTATGCTTATCAGGATCCCAAGGGCTTAAACGGCTATGCCATACATTCAAATATGCAAAAAGCCTTGGAAGAAGTTGTTGCAGGTAAAAAAACTCTTGATCAAGCTTTAAAGGATGCTCAAGAAAACGCAACAAGGGAACGCGAAGAAGCAAAAAAGAATTTCCAGAAAAAGTAA